A single window of Collinsella aerofaciens DNA harbors:
- the moaA gene encoding GTP 3',8-cyclase MoaA, whose protein sequence is MDGHVQHDGFGRDINYLRIAVTDKCNFRCIYCMPADGVAPRAHDELLSAEEIARFVRLVAGEGIRRVRLTGGEPLVSRRIIPLIRDIRAIPQIEDISLTTNGALLPKLAPQLKDAGLNRVNISLDTLDPTLFGKITRLGRLEQTMTGIDAALAWGFEPVKVNCVVVRRLNQDVAALARLTLDRPIHLRFIEYMPIGDEHTSSHCAVDPHAPALNPELWDASDTVPSDELRARINAGAAAAGLGELEPLDINDAPAGAGPARYWHFPGAAGTVGFISAMSNHFCAYCNRLRLTADGNVRPCLFSDAEYSVRDALRRGDDMQVLSIWRDAVAHKPQEHAIIEGTQRFMSQIGG, encoded by the coding sequence GTGGACGGGCACGTGCAACATGACGGCTTTGGCCGCGATATCAACTACCTGCGCATTGCCGTTACCGACAAGTGCAATTTCCGCTGCATCTATTGCATGCCGGCCGATGGCGTGGCGCCCCGTGCACACGACGAGCTGCTCAGCGCCGAGGAAATCGCCCGCTTTGTGCGCTTGGTGGCGGGGGAGGGCATTCGCCGCGTACGCCTGACGGGCGGCGAGCCGCTGGTCAGCCGCCGCATCATCCCGCTCATTCGTGACATCCGCGCAATCCCGCAGATCGAGGACATCTCGCTTACCACCAACGGTGCCCTGCTGCCCAAGTTGGCGCCGCAGCTCAAAGATGCCGGGCTTAACCGCGTCAACATCTCACTCGATACGCTTGACCCTACGCTCTTTGGAAAGATCACGCGTCTGGGCCGACTCGAGCAGACCATGACGGGCATCGACGCGGCGCTAGCTTGGGGCTTTGAGCCCGTTAAGGTCAACTGCGTTGTTGTGCGCCGGCTCAACCAGGATGTGGCGGCCCTTGCGCGGCTCACGCTCGACCGCCCCATCCACCTGCGCTTTATCGAATACATGCCCATCGGCGACGAGCACACAAGCTCGCATTGCGCTGTGGACCCGCATGCGCCCGCGCTCAATCCCGAGCTGTGGGACGCGAGCGATACCGTGCCGAGCGACGAGCTGCGGGCGCGCATCAATGCCGGGGCCGCCGCGGCGGGACTGGGCGAGCTCGAGCCGCTCGACATCAACGACGCTCCTGCCGGCGCGGGCCCTGCGCGCTATTGGCACTTTCCGGGCGCGGCGGGAACGGTCGGCTTCATTAGCGCCATGTCCAATCATTTTTGTGCGTATTGCAACCGTCTGCGTCTGACGGCCGATGGCAACGTGCGTCCGTGCCTGTTCAGCGATGCCGAGTATTCGGTGCGCGACGCCCTGCGCCGTGGTGATGATATGCAGGTACTTTCGATTTGGCGCGATGCCGTCGCCCACAAACCGCAGGAACACGCGATAATTGAGGGCACGCAACGATTTATGTCCCAAATCGGAGGATGA
- a CDS encoding ABC transporter ATP-binding protein: MPKTAAQARPADLKRTVRRLLSYMGHAKFSLLAVGVLASVAAIASLAGTYMVRPIVNGLATGGEELLARQVILTAIIYAAGVLSALGYSQIMVRAAQRVVSDIRRDLFAHIQTLPLSYFDSTRSGDIMSFFTNDVDTVSEALNNSFANVIQAAIQVVGTTAMLIILNWQLTIITLVCDAAIVLYARYSGARSKRFFAAQQASLGDLDGYIEEMVSGQKVIKVFNREAANVAGFTCRNDELRRTGTAAVSYANSMVPMTVVIGYVNYAIVAVAGGMLCIKGLADVGALASYLVFVRQAAMPINQFTQLGNFLLNALAGAERLFAAMDLEPEVDEGCVELVQTGDAAWAWKIPEGQGVGAYGHLHDVAAVDESGRAVAADGTELTCGLVPLAGDVRFHAVDFSYVPGTRVLTDLNLFAKPGQKIAFVGSTGAGKTTITNLINRFYEVDDGEITYDGIDVKHIAKASLRGSLGIVLQDTHLFSGTIAQNIRFGKLDATDEEVRAAAEAACADSFIRRLPRGYDTPVTADGANLSQGQRQLLAIARVAVADPPVLILDEATSSIDTRTEKLIERGMDRIMRGRTTFMIAHRLSTVRDADAIMVLEHGRIIERGTHEELLAQHGEYWQLAHGLKELD, translated from the coding sequence ATGCCTAAGACCGCAGCCCAAGCACGCCCGGCCGACCTCAAGCGCACTGTACGCCGCTTGCTCTCCTACATGGGGCATGCCAAGTTCTCGTTGCTCGCGGTGGGCGTGCTCGCCTCTGTCGCCGCCATCGCGAGCCTCGCCGGCACCTACATGGTGCGCCCCATCGTTAACGGTTTGGCCACGGGCGGGGAGGAACTGCTTGCCAGGCAGGTCATCCTGACGGCGATCATCTACGCCGCGGGCGTGCTCTCGGCCCTGGGCTACTCACAGATCATGGTGCGTGCGGCCCAACGCGTGGTGTCCGATATTCGCCGCGACCTGTTCGCGCACATCCAGACGCTGCCGCTCAGTTATTTTGACAGCACGCGCTCGGGCGACATCATGAGTTTTTTCACCAACGACGTCGACACCGTCTCCGAGGCGCTCAACAACAGCTTTGCCAACGTGATTCAGGCCGCCATTCAGGTCGTGGGCACCACGGCCATGCTCATCATCCTTAACTGGCAGCTCACGATTATCACGCTCGTGTGCGATGCAGCCATTGTGCTGTATGCGCGCTACTCGGGCGCGCGCTCTAAGCGCTTCTTTGCCGCCCAGCAGGCATCGCTTGGCGACCTGGACGGATATATCGAAGAAATGGTCTCGGGCCAAAAGGTCATCAAGGTCTTTAACCGTGAGGCAGCGAATGTCGCCGGCTTCACCTGCCGCAACGACGAGCTTCGCCGCACCGGTACCGCCGCCGTGAGCTATGCCAACTCCATGGTGCCCATGACCGTCGTGATTGGCTATGTCAACTATGCCATCGTCGCCGTGGCGGGCGGCATGCTCTGCATCAAGGGGCTCGCCGATGTGGGCGCACTTGCAAGCTACCTGGTCTTTGTGCGCCAGGCCGCCATGCCCATCAACCAATTTACGCAGCTCGGCAACTTCTTGCTCAACGCGTTGGCCGGTGCCGAGCGCCTGTTTGCGGCTATGGACCTTGAGCCCGAGGTGGACGAGGGCTGCGTGGAGCTGGTGCAGACGGGCGACGCCGCGTGGGCGTGGAAGATTCCCGAGGGCCAGGGCGTGGGCGCGTACGGGCACTTGCATGACGTGGCAGCCGTTGATGAGTCGGGCCGCGCGGTGGCCGCCGACGGCACCGAGCTCACGTGCGGCTTGGTCCCGCTTGCCGGCGACGTGCGCTTCCATGCCGTGGACTTTTCCTACGTGCCGGGCACCCGTGTGCTCACGGACCTCAACCTGTTTGCCAAGCCGGGGCAAAAGATCGCGTTTGTGGGCTCGACGGGTGCCGGAAAGACGACCATCACCAACCTCATCAACCGCTTCTACGAGGTTGATGACGGCGAGATCACGTACGACGGCATCGACGTCAAGCACATTGCCAAGGCCAGCCTGCGCGGGTCGCTCGGCATTGTGCTGCAGGACACGCACCTGTTTAGCGGCACCATTGCGCAGAACATCCGCTTTGGCAAGCTCGACGCGACCGACGAGGAGGTGCGCGCCGCTGCCGAGGCCGCCTGCGCCGACTCGTTTATCCGCCGCCTGCCGCGGGGCTACGACACACCGGTCACGGCCGACGGCGCCAACCTGTCGCAGGGTCAGCGTCAGCTGCTCGCCATCGCGCGCGTGGCCGTCGCTGATCCGCCGGTGCTCATCCTGGACGAGGCCACGAGCTCCATTGACACGCGTACCGAAAAGCTCATCGAGCGCGGTATGGACCGCATCATGCGCGGTCGCACCACGTTTATGATCGCGCACCGCCTGTCCACTGTCCGCGACGCCGACGCCATCATGGTCCTCGAACACGGCCGCATCATCGAGCGCGGCACGCACGAAGAGCTGCTCGCCCAGCACGGCGAGTACTGGCAGCTGGCGCATGGCTTAAAAGAGCTGGATTAA
- a CDS encoding ABC transporter ATP-binding protein has product MRNLKILFSYLGAYRRDAILGVFFVSVETVLELFIPVIMANIIDVGVPAGDINYMLLQGAYMLVCAALSLVLGLGYARTSARVASGLGANLREAEYKKIQTLAFGNLDNYDASSLVTRMTTDITVIQNAVGNGFRPMVRGPVTLIVGLIYALMLSRPLANVFAIILPVLAIVLGVITYRVSPLYRQLQTSMDHLNGVVQEDLTAVRAVKAYVRTEHEEAKFDTVNTELAGTATKTFGSAVLNLPVFQLSMYVAALSILWIGGRMILAGKLGVGSLTGFMSYVLLIMNSLMMISNVFLLLTRALTSVGRIAEVLDEEPFIANPAGDLAIAAPADGSIEFRDVSFKYRADAAEDVLEHIDLRIESGSTVGILGGTGSGKSSLVQLIARLYDATEGAVLVGGRDVRDYDLATLRDAVGIVLQKNVLFTGTVRENLQWGNPQASDDELLAACRAACVDEFLDRIGGLDGELGQGGAGVSGGQKQRLCIARTLLKHPRVLIFDDSTSAVDMATDAKIREHIARISDTTVLIIAQRIASVMDADRIVVLDDGRVHGVGTHEELLAGDNIYQEIYASQMEFARNAEAGDGSDDGCANDPFSSVACGSPLEGGERHA; this is encoded by the coding sequence GTGCGCAATCTCAAAATACTGTTTTCCTATCTAGGGGCATACCGTCGCGATGCCATCCTCGGCGTGTTCTTTGTGTCGGTCGAGACGGTGCTCGAGCTGTTTATCCCGGTCATCATGGCCAACATCATCGATGTGGGCGTGCCTGCGGGTGATATCAACTACATGCTGCTGCAGGGCGCGTACATGTTGGTGTGCGCTGCGCTTTCGCTGGTACTGGGCTTGGGTTATGCCCGCACGTCCGCCCGCGTTGCCTCGGGCCTAGGCGCTAACCTGCGCGAGGCCGAGTACAAAAAGATTCAGACGCTCGCTTTTGGTAACCTGGACAACTACGACGCCAGCTCGCTCGTCACCCGCATGACCACGGACATCACCGTTATCCAAAATGCTGTGGGCAACGGCTTTCGCCCTATGGTGCGCGGCCCGGTGACGCTTATCGTCGGCCTTATCTACGCGCTGATGCTGTCGCGCCCGCTCGCCAACGTCTTTGCGATCATCTTGCCCGTGCTGGCAATCGTACTGGGCGTCATCACCTATCGCGTCAGTCCGCTCTACCGCCAACTCCAGACCTCGATGGACCACCTCAACGGCGTGGTACAGGAAGACCTCACCGCCGTGCGTGCCGTCAAGGCCTACGTTCGTACCGAGCACGAGGAGGCCAAGTTCGACACCGTCAATACCGAGCTCGCCGGCACGGCGACAAAGACCTTTGGCAGCGCGGTGCTCAACCTGCCGGTGTTTCAGCTGTCGATGTACGTGGCTGCGCTCTCTATCCTGTGGATTGGCGGCCGCATGATTCTCGCCGGCAAGCTGGGCGTGGGCTCGCTCACGGGCTTTATGAGCTACGTGCTGCTGATCATGAATTCGCTCATGATGATTTCCAACGTGTTTTTGCTGCTCACGCGCGCTCTTACGAGTGTGGGCCGTATCGCCGAGGTGCTCGATGAGGAGCCCTTTATCGCCAACCCCGCGGGAGACCTCGCGATTGCGGCACCAGCGGACGGCAGTATCGAGTTTCGCGACGTTTCCTTTAAATACCGCGCGGATGCAGCCGAGGATGTGCTCGAGCATATCGACCTTCGCATCGAGAGCGGCTCGACGGTGGGCATCCTCGGCGGTACGGGATCGGGCAAGAGCTCGCTTGTGCAGCTGATTGCGCGCCTGTACGACGCTACCGAGGGCGCCGTGCTTGTGGGCGGACGTGACGTGCGTGACTACGACCTCGCGACCCTACGCGACGCCGTGGGCATTGTGCTGCAAAAGAACGTGCTGTTTACGGGCACCGTGCGCGAGAACCTGCAGTGGGGCAATCCGCAGGCGTCGGACGATGAGCTCCTCGCGGCTTGCCGCGCGGCGTGCGTGGACGAGTTCCTTGATCGCATCGGCGGGCTGGACGGCGAGTTGGGCCAAGGCGGCGCCGGTGTCTCGGGTGGCCAGAAGCAACGCCTGTGCATCGCGCGCACGCTGCTCAAGCATCCGCGCGTGCTCATTTTTGATGACTCCACCAGCGCGGTCGATATGGCGACCGACGCTAAGATTCGCGAGCACATCGCCCGGATTTCCGATACGACCGTGCTCATCATCGCCCAGCGCATCGCGAGTGTCATGGATGCCGATCGCATTGTGGTGTTGGACGACGGTCGTGTCCACGGCGTGGGCACGCACGAGGAGCTGCTGGCGGGCGACAACATCTACCAGGAGATTTACGCCTCGCAGATGGAGTTTGCGAGGAACGCGGAAGCCGGCGACGGCAGTGACGATGGTTGCGCGAATGATCCGTTTTCCTCCGTCGCATGCGGATCGCCCTTGGAAGGGGGTGAGCGCCATGCCTAA
- a CDS encoding MATE family efflux transporter — MEHDLTRGNVLKTIAVFALPYMLSYFLQMLYGMADLYMMGQFSGAAGITAVGNGAQTLYIITVTLVGLAMGTTVIVGHAVGSRRFDRAETAIGNTITLFMGVSVVLAAILFALCPQVVALIGTPPEAVEGTAAYLRICFVGIPFIAAYNILSAIFRGLGDSRSPMYVIGVACIINIALDFLFIGHMGLGPVGAALGTVTAQTASVALALVWLKSRRTNIHVKRSDLRPQPEVLGSILKIGVPVAVQDGCIQMAFMFITVIANHRGLVDAAAVGLVEKMISFLFIVPSSMGATVSALTAQNAGAGKGDRARQVLKDAMTISVVYGCLITVLMWLVAPTFIGFFAKDPAVVAAGTGYMHSYIFDAIFAGIHICFSGFFAAYGKSYIGFAHNVLAVALIRVPGAWLLSNAYSDTLFPMGIASPCGSILSAVICVVAFTVLNRRGAFDKLVA; from the coding sequence ATGGAACACGACCTCACACGCGGCAATGTCCTTAAGACCATCGCGGTCTTTGCCCTGCCTTATATGCTCTCGTACTTTTTGCAGATGCTCTACGGCATGGCCGACCTGTACATGATGGGGCAGTTTAGCGGCGCCGCCGGCATCACCGCCGTGGGTAATGGCGCGCAGACGCTCTATATCATTACCGTGACGCTCGTGGGCCTGGCCATGGGAACGACGGTCATCGTCGGCCATGCCGTGGGCTCGCGCCGCTTCGACCGCGCCGAGACCGCCATCGGCAATACCATCACGCTGTTTATGGGCGTCTCGGTGGTGTTGGCTGCCATCTTGTTTGCACTATGCCCGCAGGTTGTGGCGCTCATTGGCACGCCGCCCGAGGCGGTCGAAGGCACCGCCGCCTACCTGCGTATCTGCTTTGTCGGCATTCCGTTTATCGCCGCATACAACATCCTCTCGGCCATCTTTCGCGGCCTGGGCGATTCGCGCTCGCCCATGTACGTGATTGGCGTGGCGTGCATCATCAACATCGCGCTCGATTTTCTGTTTATCGGCCACATGGGGCTCGGCCCCGTGGGCGCGGCGCTCGGCACGGTGACCGCGCAGACGGCCAGCGTTGCCCTCGCGCTCGTGTGGCTCAAGAGCCGCCGCACAAACATCCACGTTAAGCGCAGCGACCTGCGTCCCCAGCCCGAGGTGCTCGGCAGCATTCTTAAGATCGGCGTGCCCGTGGCCGTGCAGGACGGCTGCATCCAGATGGCGTTTATGTTTATCACCGTCATCGCCAACCACCGCGGGCTCGTCGACGCCGCCGCCGTGGGCCTGGTCGAGAAGATGATCAGCTTTTTGTTCATTGTGCCGAGTTCCATGGGCGCCACCGTCAGTGCGCTCACGGCACAAAACGCCGGTGCGGGCAAGGGCGACCGCGCGCGTCAGGTGCTCAAGGACGCCATGACGATCTCGGTGGTGTACGGCTGCCTGATCACGGTGCTGATGTGGCTAGTAGCGCCGACGTTTATTGGCTTTTTTGCCAAGGACCCCGCGGTGGTCGCGGCCGGTACCGGCTATATGCACAGTTATATTTTCGATGCAATCTTTGCCGGCATCCACATTTGCTTTAGCGGCTTTTTCGCTGCATACGGCAAGAGCTACATCGGCTTTGCGCACAACGTGCTGGCCGTGGCACTCATTCGCGTGCCCGGTGCGTGGCTGTTGTCGAACGCCTATTCCGACACGCTGTTTCCCATGGGCATCGCTTCGCCGTGCGGGTCGATTTTGTCGGCAGTCATCTGTGTTGTCGCGTTTACCGTGCTCAACCGGCGCGGGGCTTTTGACAAGTTGGTAGCGTAG
- a CDS encoding MerR family transcriptional regulator, with translation MPSEHTEGLLRIGEAARLFNLSVGTLRHYEQMGLLDPAHIDPASGYRYYGSRQLSTLNTISHLRVLDLPLAQIREFVTTRDVDLMQRQLTQQQELIERKRHELERVSRKIDNRLALLHDALNTELDTICTIDVPELRCVVLRERVNPTDAYALEWQIRQLQKGQHETFVFLGNLGVGISAERLAAGDFDGYDEVFLLLDDTDDYVGDVETRSTARCLAISFRGTHGQAGPRYKQLLGYMREHNLTPAGPSREIALIDDIISDDPTTYVTQITVPVTVLD, from the coding sequence ATGCCAAGTGAACATACTGAGGGCCTGCTCCGCATTGGCGAGGCGGCGCGCTTGTTTAACCTGAGCGTGGGCACGCTGCGCCATTACGAGCAGATGGGCCTTCTTGACCCGGCGCACATCGATCCGGCGAGCGGGTACCGCTATTACGGATCGCGGCAGCTCTCCACCCTCAATACCATCAGCCACCTGCGCGTTCTCGACTTGCCGTTGGCGCAGATCCGTGAGTTTGTGACCACGCGCGATGTGGACCTTATGCAGCGGCAGCTGACTCAGCAGCAGGAGCTCATCGAGCGCAAGCGCCACGAGCTCGAACGCGTGTCGCGTAAGATCGATAACCGGCTTGCGCTGCTCCACGATGCCCTGAACACCGAGCTCGACACCATTTGCACAATCGATGTGCCCGAGCTCCGCTGCGTCGTGTTGCGCGAACGCGTCAACCCTACCGATGCCTATGCGCTAGAGTGGCAAATTCGTCAACTGCAGAAGGGCCAGCACGAGACCTTTGTCTTCCTGGGCAACTTGGGCGTCGGTATTAGCGCCGAGCGCCTCGCCGCCGGCGACTTTGATGGCTACGACGAGGTCTTTCTACTACTCGATGACACCGATGATTACGTGGGCGACGTCGAGACGCGATCCACCGCGCGCTGCCTGGCCATAAGCTTTCGCGGCACGCACGGGCAAGCGGGCCCGCGCTATAAGCAGCTGCTCGGCTATATGCGCGAACATAACCTGACACCCGCCGGTCCATCGCGCGAGATTGCCCTGATCGACGACATCATCAGCGACGACCCCACAACATACGTGACACAGATCACGGTGCCCGTTACTGTGCTCGATTAA
- a CDS encoding PIN domain-containing protein, translated as MRAFLDTNFLLDCVLPGRPEHGAAQTTKGLVDVGLIEGVVSACSLKDAYYILTKQAGEARAREVVRDCLKSYSVEPLDQEACFTSAYSDEPDFEDGCIRAMAERAGVDFIITRDRAAFVRSTIKTFSPAEFIRAFPIPEE; from the coding sequence ATGAGGGCATTTCTCGATACCAATTTTCTGCTCGATTGCGTGCTGCCGGGCCGGCCGGAGCATGGGGCGGCGCAAACGACCAAGGGGCTCGTTGACGTGGGACTTATCGAGGGTGTTGTTTCGGCCTGCTCTCTCAAGGACGCGTACTACATTCTCACTAAACAGGCAGGCGAGGCGCGCGCCCGCGAGGTAGTGCGCGACTGTCTTAAGAGCTACTCGGTAGAGCCTCTCGACCAAGAAGCTTGTTTTACCTCCGCCTATTCCGATGAGCCGGACTTTGAGGACGGCTGTATCCGTGCGATGGCCGAGCGTGCCGGCGTGGACTTTATCATCACGCGTGACCGCGCCGCTTTTGTGCGCTCGACCATCAAGACCTTCTCGCCTGCAGAGTTCATCCGTGCGTTTCCGATTCCGGAGGAGTAA
- a CDS encoding type II toxin-antitoxin system Phd/YefM family antitoxin, protein MVTVAFSELRQNLTQVAEKVANEGEEVVVFKRSKPLFKIVPLDYEGPVTVEYDAAQERGGAKPTCGTGKPKRDVGTMWHPKITWKEIREMLAENEDYQEYLDIVANMPKGTPLDTMTVEDEKRVARERYL, encoded by the coding sequence ATGGTTACCGTCGCGTTTTCGGAACTGCGCCAAAACCTTACGCAGGTGGCCGAAAAGGTTGCCAATGAGGGCGAGGAGGTTGTGGTCTTCAAGCGGAGCAAGCCGTTGTTCAAGATCGTGCCGCTCGACTATGAAGGTCCAGTTACGGTGGAATATGACGCTGCCCAGGAGCGTGGGGGCGCAAAACCGACGTGCGGCACGGGCAAGCCCAAGCGCGACGTGGGTACGATGTGGCATCCCAAGATCACCTGGAAGGAGATCCGTGAGATGCTCGCGGAGAATGAGGACTACCAGGAGTATCTCGATATCGTGGCTAACATGCCAAAGGGAACGCCGCTCGATACGATGACGGTTGAAGATGAAAAGCGCGTCGCGAGGGAGCGCTACCTATGA
- the ligA gene encoding NAD-dependent DNA ligase LigA has translation MKQSSLFGDGVDIDTETPASTDTAAPIDARAQAAARAAELRHELDYHAYRYYMLDAPEITDAAFDKMLVELQEIEATYPDLVTPDSYTQRVGGYVSEQFTPVTHMARMYSMDDAMDLDELDAWLQRTEDALGAGSVTYTCELKIDGLGVALTYQNGTFVRAATRGDGTTGEDVSLNVRTIKDVPMHLSEPALAHMGADRERTIEVRGEVYMPKGSFVRLNDEADAEGRDPFANPRNAAAGSLRQKDPKVTARRDLATFIYAIADTDPLHVHSQREFLDWLRSAGFSVNPNVARCATPAEVHEFCAQALEHRGDLDYDIDGVVVKVDSFQQQLDLGFTARAPRWAIAFKFPPEEKQTVLREIRIQVGRTGVLTPVAEFDPVTVAGSTIARATLHNIDEIRRKNVREGDTIIVHKAGDVIPEVVGPVLDKRPADSVDWHMPEVCPVCGSPVVHEDGEVAYRCVSIDCPAQLKERLLHWVSRGCMDVDGLGDEIVDKMIAAGLIHDVADFYQLTVDDIAGLDTGRTYASSNSKKGVKKGDPIPVGLKTAEKIIAELNKSKSQPLGRVLFALGIRHVGKSVGEVIAERFLSIDKLILASEEDIAECEGIGPKIAASVKQFLAVPENLAVLERLRQAGLSLEVDLGAAHAQAAADAGVAGELADAQPLAGLTFVLTGTLVNRTRDEAGAALKVLGAKVSGSVSKKTSYLVAGPKAGSKLTKAEQLGVPVLDEDALEQILATGEVPQA, from the coding sequence ATCGATGCCCGTGCCCAGGCGGCAGCGCGTGCGGCCGAGCTGCGCCACGAGCTCGATTACCATGCCTATCGCTACTACATGCTCGACGCGCCCGAGATCACGGACGCCGCCTTTGACAAAATGCTCGTTGAGCTGCAGGAAATCGAGGCGACCTACCCCGACCTGGTGACGCCCGACAGCTATACCCAACGTGTGGGCGGCTACGTGAGCGAGCAGTTTACGCCGGTCACGCATATGGCGCGCATGTATTCCATGGACGATGCCATGGATCTGGACGAGCTCGACGCGTGGCTCCAGCGCACCGAGGATGCGCTCGGTGCTGGCAGCGTCACCTATACCTGCGAGCTTAAGATCGACGGTCTGGGCGTTGCGCTTACCTATCAAAACGGCACCTTCGTGCGCGCGGCCACACGCGGCGATGGCACCACGGGCGAGGACGTGTCGCTCAACGTCCGTACCATCAAGGATGTGCCCATGCACCTGTCCGAGCCGGCGCTCGCCCACATGGGCGCCGACCGCGAGCGTACCATCGAAGTACGCGGCGAGGTCTATATGCCCAAGGGCAGCTTTGTGCGCCTGAACGACGAGGCCGATGCCGAGGGCCGCGACCCCTTCGCCAACCCGCGCAACGCCGCCGCCGGCAGCCTGCGCCAAAAGGACCCCAAGGTCACGGCGCGCCGCGACCTGGCCACCTTTATCTATGCCATCGCCGATACCGATCCACTGCACGTCCACAGCCAGCGCGAGTTCCTCGATTGGCTGCGTAGCGCCGGCTTTAGCGTCAACCCCAACGTGGCTCGCTGTGCCACGCCGGCCGAGGTCCACGAGTTCTGCGCCCAGGCGCTCGAGCATCGCGGCGACCTGGACTACGACATCGACGGCGTGGTCGTAAAGGTCGACAGCTTTCAGCAGCAGCTCGACCTGGGCTTTACCGCCCGCGCACCGCGCTGGGCCATTGCCTTTAAGTTTCCGCCCGAGGAAAAGCAGACCGTCCTGCGCGAGATTCGCATCCAGGTGGGTCGCACCGGTGTGCTCACGCCGGTCGCCGAGTTCGACCCGGTGACGGTTGCCGGCTCCACCATCGCGCGCGCCACGCTGCACAACATCGACGAGATTCGTCGCAAAAACGTGCGCGAGGGCGACACGATTATCGTGCACAAGGCGGGCGACGTGATTCCCGAGGTCGTGGGTCCGGTGCTCGACAAGCGCCCGGCCGATTCGGTCGACTGGCACATGCCCGAGGTCTGCCCCGTGTGCGGCAGCCCCGTGGTCCACGAGGATGGCGAGGTCGCTTACCGCTGCGTCTCCATCGATTGCCCTGCGCAGCTCAAGGAGCGCCTGCTCCACTGGGTGAGCCGCGGCTGCATGGACGTCGACGGCCTGGGCGACGAGATCGTCGACAAGATGATCGCTGCTGGCCTGATTCACGACGTCGCGGACTTCTACCAGCTCACGGTCGACGATATCGCCGGCCTGGACACGGGGCGTACCTATGCCAGCTCCAACAGCAAAAAGGGCGTCAAGAAGGGCGACCCCATCCCGGTAGGCCTCAAGACGGCTGAGAAAATCATCGCCGAGCTCAACAAGTCCAAGAGCCAGCCGCTCGGTCGCGTGCTGTTTGCCCTGGGTATCCGCCACGTGGGCAAGAGTGTGGGTGAGGTCATCGCCGAGCGATTCCTGTCGATTGACAAGCTCATCTTGGCGAGCGAAGAGGATATTGCCGAGTGCGAGGGCATCGGCCCCAAGATTGCGGCGAGCGTTAAGCAGTTCCTGGCCGTGCCCGAGAACCTTGCCGTGCTGGAACGTCTGCGTCAGGCGGGCCTTTCGCTCGAGGTCGACTTGGGCGCTGCGCACGCGCAAGCCGCAGCCGACGCTGGCGTGGCGGGCGAGCTCGCCGACGCACAGCCGCTTGCGGGTCTGACCTTCGTGCTCACCGGCACGCTCGTCAACCGCACGCGCGACGAGGCGGGCGCGGCGCTCAAGGTGCTCGGCGCCAAGGTTTCGGGCAGCGTGTCAAAGAAGACGAGCTATCTGGTCGCCGGCCCCAAAGCGGGCTCCAAGCTCACCAAGGCTGAGCAGCTGGGCGTACCCGTACTGGACGAGGATGCACTCGAGCAGATCTTGGCGACTGGTGAGGTGCCCCAGGCTTAG